The nucleotide window ACGTCGGTGGTGACCAGGCTGGCGCCCTGGCAGGCCGCGAGCGGGTCGTCGAAGACCTTGACCAGGCTGGCGGCGGTCGCCGGCACCATGGCCGGATCGAGCTGGTAGCCGGGGGGCGCCGAGAAATGGAAGGTGAAGCCCAGCCGCTCGGCGGCCTGGATCCAGGTGTACGCCATATTGTTGGCATCGCCGATCCACGCCACCGTCTTGCCGCGGATGCTGCCGCGCTGCTCGATATAGGTGAAGACGTCGGCCAGCACCTGGCACGGGTGGTATTCGTTGGTCAGGCCATTGATCACCGGCACGCGCGAATGCGCGGCGAAGCGGTCGATGATGTCCTGGCCGAAGGTGCGGATCATGATGATGTCGACCATGCGCGAGATCACCTGCGCCGCATCCTCGATCGGCTCGCCGCGGCCCAGCTGCGAGTCGCGCGTGTTCAGGAACACCGCGTGGCCGCCCAGCTGGTGGATGCCGGCTTCGAACGACAGGCGCGTACGCGTGGAATTCTTCTCGAAGATCATGGCCAGCGTGCGGTCATGCAGCGGATGCCAGGTCTCGTAGTTCTTGAACTTGGCCTTCAGGATCCGCGCGCGGTCCAGCAGGTACTCGTACTCGTCGGGAGTGAAGTCGCTGAACTGGAGGTAATGCTTGATCGGGGTTGAGCTCATAAAACAAAGAAGGCGGCTCGGTGGGGACGCGCCGTCACGAACTGTTGCCTCGAACTGTTCATGACCCAAGCGCGCCGCGGAGCCGCCTTTCGCGTCGCATACGCAATTTAACTGCAAGGATCATAAGGGATTATTTCTGCTTTGGCGAGCCCGGATCAACCCGGCCACGGCCCGCCGCAGTGTTGCGCTGACAGCTTCCTGACAGGATATCGCCCTTATGCGCAACTCTTATATAAGATATAATACTGGCTGATTCACGCGGGGCCCGGCATACCCATGCCAGTGCCCGCCGCCGGCATCAAAAGTGCCCCTGCAGGACACCGACGCCCCGCCTTCCGGCTGGAACCAGCGCGAACCAATCGCGTCCCGGCCGCGTCAAACGGGCGCCCCCGTCCAGCGGGCTTACCGTCGAGTCATCCGCCTCACCCGCAGTGTCCAGCCTCATGAACCCCAACGTTCGCGAATACTTTATCCAAGGCATTACCAAGGAAGGCAAGACCTTCCGCCCGAGCGACTGGGCTGAACGACTGTGCGGCGTAATGGCACAGTTCCGCCCCGAAGGCGACAGCGGCGATCCGCGCCTGACCTACTCGCCCTACGTGCGGCCGATCTTTGCCGGCAACGTCAAATGCGTGGTGGTGGATGTGCGCCTGCGCGACATCGAACCCAAGGCGCTGGACTTCGTGCTGAACTTCGCCCGCGACAACAACCTGCAGCTGGTGGAAGCCTGCTCGCTCGAATAATCCCGGCGATAAGCCCGGCGGCGCGGCGCCGGAAAGCAAAAAGCTCGTCATCCGACGAGCTTTTTTATTGGNNNNNNNNNNNNNNNNNNNNNNNNNNNNNNNNNNNNNNNNNNNNNNNNNNNNNNNNNNNNNNNNNNNNNNNNNNNNNNNNNNNNNNNNNNNNNNNNNNNNCGGATGCCTGGGCACCCGCCGCTGCTGGACCGCCTGGGCGGCCCGGGCAGGGATCAGGCAGCCATCGACTTGATGGCGGCCGACAGGCGCGACTTGTGACGTGCAGCCTTGTTCTTGTGCACGATCTTCTTGTCGGCAATGCTGTCGATCACGGCTTGCGAGTTCTTGAAGATCTCGGCGGCAGCGGCCTTGTCGCCAGCGTCGATGGCCTTGCGGACGGCCTTGACGGCGGTACGCAGACGCGAGCGCAGGCTGGAGTTGTGAGCGTTCTGGGCAACGGCCTGGCGGGCGCGCTTGCGGGCTTGTGCGGAATTTGCCATGTAAAAAATATCCTGAATTCAGATGCGTGCCGCGGGGGACACAACAATTAAGTCATATCGAGCGACCCGGGATGCACTGACACACGAATCCGGAACGCAACTGTCCTTGTGAATCGGCAATTATACACAGATGCCGGCGCACGTGACAAGACCGCTGGGACTTTGCCGGCGCAGGGCCGGGCGCGGGGACGTGATCCGTATAATAAGCGCCACATCGTGCCGGGCCACGTGGCGCGCCGGCAACTTTACTGCCCGGACCGCGTCTCAAAGGAGCCCGCGGTGCCGACGGCACCGGTCCACCTTCCCGCACCCGTCCGCATCTTGAACCTGCTCAAAGCGCTCGCCACCATCAGCAGCCTGACGATGCTCTCGCGCATCACCGGCCTGGTGCGCGAGATCCTGATCGCCCGCGCCTTCGGCGCGTCGGACATGACCGACGCGTTCAACGTGGCCTTCCGCATCCCCAACCTGCTGCGCCGCATCTTCGGCGAGGGCGCATTTTCGCAGGCCTTCG belongs to Cupriavidus taiwanensis and includes:
- the argF gene encoding ornithine carbamoyltransferase, which encodes MSSTPIKHYLQFSDFTPDEYEYLLDRARILKAKFKNYETWHPLHDRTLAMIFEKNSTRTRLSFEAGIHQLGGHAVFLNTRDSQLGRGEPIEDAAQVISRMVDIIMIRTFGQDIIDRFAAHSRVPVINGLTNEYHPCQVLADVFTYIEQRGSIRGKTVAWIGDANNMAYTWIQAAERLGFTFHFSAPPGYQLDPAMVPATAASLVKVFDDPLAACQGASLVTTDVWTSMGFEAENDVRKRAFKDWMVTTAMMDRAEPDALFMHCLPAHRGEEVEAAVIDGPKSVVWDEAENRLHVQKALMEYLLCGRY
- the rpsT gene encoding 30S ribosomal protein S20, with protein sequence MANSAQARKRARQAVAQNAHNSSLRSRLRTAVKAVRKAIDAGDKAAAAEIFKNSQAVIDSIADKKIVHKNKAARHKSRLSAAIKSMAA
- a CDS encoding DUF3579 domain-containing protein, whose product is MNPNVREYFIQGITKEGKTFRPSDWAERLCGVMAQFRPEGDSGDPRLTYSPYVRPIFAGNVKCVVVDVRLRDIEPKALDFVLNFARDNNLQLVEACSLE